A DNA window from Streptomyces canus contains the following coding sequences:
- a CDS encoding LLM class flavin-dependent oxidoreductase yields the protein MVQIVRWSIRYDMRMPDLGGRSRAAQYAAALEQIAWADRHGRPTVFIPEHHGTSDGYLPSPLTMSAATAACTSRATILPCLVPTLRDPFAVAEDLAVLDLISGGRTEVLLVAGYLRREFAMFGVEFDKRGSIFEDKIAVIRRLLTGDTVTYQGRTGQITPLPVQRPPKMILGGSSLASARRAAVLGDGYWPAVSAPRLQQIYLTLCDQAGRRAGFIPPPTIQAIFVAEDPEREWTRIGPSVLHDMNEYRKYSASTPGASLYAHQTLDTIADVRKTGMYLVVTPAECVELAMSLLPEQGLPLHPLIGGLDPDIGWSSLELFANRVLPELGE from the coding sequence GTGGTTCAAATCGTCAGATGGTCGATCCGATACGACATGCGAATGCCCGACCTAGGAGGACGATCTCGCGCCGCACAGTACGCGGCCGCGCTGGAGCAAATCGCCTGGGCGGACCGGCACGGCCGTCCCACCGTGTTCATTCCCGAGCATCATGGCACTTCCGATGGCTATCTGCCATCCCCGCTCACGATGAGTGCGGCGACGGCGGCGTGCACCTCCCGAGCGACAATCCTGCCATGCTTGGTGCCGACCCTTCGAGATCCGTTCGCGGTAGCGGAGGATCTTGCTGTCCTCGACCTGATATCGGGCGGGCGCACGGAAGTACTTTTGGTCGCAGGTTACCTGCGTCGCGAATTCGCCATGTTCGGCGTCGAATTTGACAAGCGAGGCTCTATTTTTGAGGACAAGATCGCGGTAATTCGGCGCCTCCTGACCGGCGACACCGTCACATATCAGGGCCGAACGGGGCAGATCACTCCACTGCCCGTGCAGCGTCCGCCGAAAATGATTCTCGGCGGCAGTTCCTTGGCGTCGGCCCGACGCGCGGCGGTTCTGGGGGATGGCTACTGGCCGGCTGTCAGCGCCCCACGGCTGCAACAGATCTACCTGACACTGTGCGATCAGGCCGGTCGACGAGCAGGATTCATTCCGCCACCAACGATTCAGGCGATATTCGTCGCCGAAGATCCAGAACGAGAGTGGACACGGATCGGCCCGAGTGTGCTACATGACATGAACGAATACCGAAAGTACTCGGCCTCGACACCAGGAGCCAGTCTATATGCACATCAAACTCTCGACACGATAGCCGACGTTCGCAAGACTGGTATGTACCTCGTGGTCACGCCAGCCGAGTGTGTCGAACTCGCGATGTCGCTACTCCCGGAGCAAGGACTGCCGCTGCACCCGTTGATCGGCGGCCTCGACCCAGACATAGGTTGGTCGAGCCTGGAACTCTTCGCCAACCGTGTACTGCCGGAGCTCGGCGAGTGA
- a CDS encoding SDR family NAD(P)-dependent oxidoreductase, protein MSIDLSGRTALVTGATSGIGRATAMTLAAGGAYVVLSGRDAERGSDVVAKIAAAGGKADFVAGELCDASSARALATCACELGRGHVDVLVNNAGVFPLGPTANTEESDFDAVLGLNLKVPYFLVAELAPKMAEHGGGAIVNVSTMVAEIGMAGMALYGASKAALELLTKAWTAEFGPYGVRVNAVAPGPTRTEGTAPLGPALDQLAAAAPAGRVASSQEIADAVAYLASDAASFVQGVVLPVDGGRVAILSSV, encoded by the coding sequence ATGAGCATCGACCTGTCAGGACGCACTGCGCTCGTCACTGGAGCCACCAGTGGTATCGGGCGTGCCACCGCAATGACCCTCGCCGCTGGCGGTGCTTACGTTGTGCTGTCCGGACGTGATGCGGAGCGGGGGAGCGACGTCGTCGCCAAGATCGCCGCTGCTGGCGGCAAGGCCGACTTTGTGGCGGGCGAACTGTGCGATGCGAGCAGTGCGCGTGCATTGGCCACCTGTGCCTGTGAATTGGGTCGTGGCCACGTGGATGTGCTCGTCAACAACGCTGGCGTTTTCCCGCTCGGGCCGACCGCAAATACCGAGGAAAGCGATTTCGATGCAGTGCTCGGTCTCAACCTGAAGGTGCCGTACTTCCTGGTAGCCGAGCTGGCGCCGAAGATGGCCGAACACGGTGGAGGGGCCATCGTCAACGTGTCGACAATGGTCGCGGAGATCGGTATGGCCGGCATGGCGCTTTACGGTGCGAGCAAGGCGGCGCTGGAGCTGCTGACGAAGGCATGGACCGCTGAGTTCGGGCCCTACGGCGTGCGGGTCAACGCCGTCGCCCCCGGACCTACTCGTACCGAGGGAACGGCGCCGCTGGGCCCGGCACTCGATCAGCTGGCGGCAGCCGCCCCTGCAGGCCGGGTCGCGTCGTCACAGGAGATCGCTGACGCCGTGGCATATCTGGCCAGTGACGCCGCCAGTTTCGTGCAGGGTGTGGTGTTGCCGGTCGACGGTGGCAGGGTTGCCATTCTAAGCAGCGTGTGA
- a CDS encoding IS5 family transposase encodes MSERKPYQSDLSDEQWALIEPVLTAWKNRHRSVSGHQGRYPLREIVNSILYQSRTGCQWALLPNDLPPKSATYYYFAAWRDDGTDQQIHELLRCQVRERNRRLEDPTLVILDTQSVRAATGVPAVTTGKDAAKRMPGRKRGLAVDVLGLVIAVTVVAASVHDNAAGIALLDQVAVAAGGSVSKALVDQGFKNQVVTHGAALGIDVEIVRRNPEERGFVPQPKRWRVEQTFGTLILHRRLVRDYEHRPASSTSRVYWAMTHVMARRLTDASTLTWRDPQVAGA; translated from the coding sequence ATGAGTGAACGCAAGCCGTATCAGAGCGACTTGTCCGACGAGCAGTGGGCGTTGATCGAGCCGGTACTCACGGCCTGGAAGAACCGGCACCGTTCCGTGAGCGGCCACCAGGGCCGCTATCCGCTGCGGGAGATCGTGAACTCGATCCTCTACCAGTCCCGGACCGGCTGTCAGTGGGCCCTGTTGCCGAACGACCTGCCGCCGAAGAGCGCGACGTACTACTACTTCGCCGCCTGGCGGGACGACGGCACCGACCAGCAGATCCATGAACTCCTGCGCTGTCAGGTGAGGGAGAGGAACCGGCGATTAGAGGACCCGACCCTGGTGATCCTGGACACCCAGAGTGTCCGGGCGGCCACCGGGGTCCCCGCGGTCACGACGGGCAAAGACGCCGCGAAACGGATGCCTGGCCGCAAGCGGGGACTGGCCGTGGACGTCCTTGGCCTGGTCATCGCCGTCACCGTGGTGGCCGCGAGTGTCCACGACAACGCCGCTGGCATCGCTCTGCTCGACCAGGTCGCCGTCGCGGCCGGCGGTTCGGTCAGCAAGGCCCTGGTCGACCAGGGCTTCAAGAACCAGGTCGTCACGCACGGGGCCGCCCTCGGCATCGACGTCGAGATCGTCCGGCGCAACCCTGAGGAGCGGGGATTCGTTCCGCAGCCGAAACGGTGGCGGGTGGAGCAGACGTTCGGGACCCTGATACTGCACCGGCGCCTGGTCCGCGACTACGAACACCGCCCGGCCTCCTCCACCTCACGCGTCTACTGGGCCATGACCCACGTCATGGCCCGTCGGCTCACCGACGCGAGCACGCTCACCTGGCGCGATCCGCAGGTGGCCGGCGCGTGA
- a CDS encoding ISAs1 family transposase, whose translation MLVKLGPLDTGRIADLRPYFDSVPDPRSRRGRWYSLTAVLLVCACAVVSGARSIDELAEWGQRASNALLTVIGIRRHLLRWRRAPSPATIGRVLGAVDGDALDRAVGAYLADRHRAATEPAQAPSPSASGRPRAIAVDGKALKGSARLTATRRHLLSAVTHGTVVALAQVEVGAKTNETTHFRPLLAPLDLTGTVVTFDALHSVKANISWLVETKKAHYIAVIKTNQPTAYTQLAALPWQSIALQHTASGTGHGRHESRSIKTCGIADGLGGIAFPHARLAIRVHRRRQQTGRRETRESVYAVTSLDAHQAGPADLAAAIRGHWGVENSSHHIRDVTFAEDTSTVHTGTAPRAMATLRNLAIGVLKTLGADNIAKTTRAIRDEPQRALPILGITNDSDSYGT comes from the coding sequence GTGCTGGTGAAACTGGGTCCGCTGGACACCGGCCGGATCGCCGACCTGCGCCCCTACTTCGACTCGGTGCCCGACCCGCGCTCCCGGCGGGGCCGGTGGTACTCGCTGACAGCGGTCCTGCTGGTGTGTGCCTGCGCGGTCGTCTCGGGAGCGAGGAGCATCGATGAACTCGCCGAGTGGGGCCAGCGTGCTTCAAACGCGCTCCTGACAGTGATCGGGATCCGCCGCCACCTGCTGAGATGGCGGCGCGCTCCGTCACCGGCCACGATCGGCCGTGTGCTGGGGGCTGTTGACGGTGACGCCCTGGACCGGGCGGTGGGCGCCTACCTGGCCGACCGGCACCGCGCCGCCACCGAACCCGCCCAGGCGCCGTCGCCCTCCGCGTCCGGGCGGCCCCGCGCGATCGCTGTCGACGGCAAAGCACTCAAGGGATCAGCCCGTCTCACCGCGACGCGCCGGCACCTGCTCTCCGCGGTCACTCACGGCACCGTCGTGGCCCTCGCCCAGGTGGAGGTTGGCGCGAAGACGAACGAAACCACACACTTCCGTCCGCTGCTGGCACCCCTGGACCTGACCGGCACCGTCGTCACCTTCGACGCCCTGCACTCGGTCAAGGCAAACATCTCCTGGCTGGTCGAGACCAAGAAGGCCCACTACATCGCCGTGATCAAGACCAACCAGCCCACCGCCTACACCCAACTCGCCGCCCTGCCCTGGCAGTCCATCGCACTCCAGCACACCGCCTCCGGGACCGGACATGGACGCCACGAGTCGCGCTCGATCAAGACCTGCGGGATCGCCGACGGACTCGGCGGAATCGCCTTTCCCCACGCCCGCCTCGCCATCCGCGTCCATCGCCGCCGCCAGCAGACCGGCCGGCGTGAGACCCGTGAGAGTGTCTACGCCGTCACCAGCCTCGACGCCCATCAAGCCGGGCCCGCCGACCTGGCCGCCGCGATTCGCGGGCACTGGGGAGTGGAGAACTCCTCGCACCACATCAGGGATGTCACCTTCGCCGAGGACACCTCCACCGTCCACACCGGGACCGCACCACGGGCCATGGCGACCCTTCGCAACCTCGCCATCGGCGTGCTGAAAACCCTCGGAGCCGACAACATCGCCAAGACCACCCGGGCGATCCGCGACGAGCCCCAACGAGCACTCCCCATCCTGGGCATCACCAACGATTCGGACAGCTACGGAACTTGA
- a CDS encoding asparaginase, translated as MVREPLHAPVAHLVRGDMIEGIHYGSVVVLAADGRVELQIGDIEAAFCPRSALKPLQAVALVRAGLPLEGELLALAAGSHSGEERHLAATRRILDLAGLDEDALRNRTDMPYDPVVRESWIRQARLPSRIAQHCSGMHAAMLLTARLRGWPLEDYLDAAHPLQRAVAERVEELTGQRIAQVTADGCGAPLFSISLHGLARAAARIATAAPGTAEARVADAMCGHPEMASGSGRDVASLMRAVPGLLTKDGSEGVQVAALGDGRAVAVKIADGGERARVPVTAAALARCGVALVAVAQFASRPVLGGDAVVGRLCPARALALGATGAPAVAAAWTPFGP; from the coding sequence GTGGTTCGAGAGCCCCTTCACGCACCGGTGGCTCACCTAGTCCGCGGTGACATGATCGAGGGCATTCATTACGGCTCCGTCGTCGTGCTGGCGGCCGACGGGCGCGTAGAGCTGCAGATCGGTGACATCGAGGCGGCCTTCTGTCCGCGATCGGCACTCAAGCCCCTGCAGGCGGTGGCCCTGGTGCGTGCCGGCCTGCCGCTGGAGGGAGAGCTGCTTGCGCTGGCCGCCGGCAGCCACTCGGGCGAGGAGCGGCACCTGGCCGCGACTCGGCGCATCCTGGACCTGGCCGGTCTGGACGAGGACGCGCTGCGCAACAGGACGGACATGCCGTACGACCCGGTCGTACGGGAGAGTTGGATCCGGCAGGCGCGCCTGCCTTCCCGGATAGCGCAGCACTGCTCTGGCATGCACGCAGCTATGTTGCTGACAGCGCGACTGCGTGGCTGGCCGCTGGAGGACTATCTCGACGCCGCGCATCCGCTGCAGCGGGCTGTGGCCGAGAGGGTGGAGGAACTGACCGGCCAGCGCATCGCCCAGGTGACGGCCGACGGCTGCGGTGCACCGCTGTTCTCGATTTCCTTGCACGGCCTGGCCCGCGCCGCCGCCCGAATCGCTACGGCCGCGCCGGGCACTGCTGAGGCGCGCGTGGCTGACGCGATGTGCGGGCACCCCGAGATGGCCTCCGGATCCGGCCGCGATGTCGCGTCACTGATGCGTGCCGTGCCGGGGTTGCTGACCAAGGACGGCTCCGAAGGCGTGCAGGTCGCCGCCCTCGGCGACGGGCGGGCCGTCGCGGTGAAGATCGCAGACGGCGGGGAACGCGCCCGTGTGCCGGTGACCGCGGCGGCGCTGGCGCGCTGCGGCGTCGCTCTGGTGGCCGTCGCTCAGTTCGCGAGCAGGCCGGTCCTGGGCGGTGACGCGGTCGTCGGCCGTCTTTGCCCCGCTCGCGCCCTGGCCCTTGGCGCCACCGGCGCGCCTGCGGTCGCTGCGGCTTGGACGCCGTTTGGGCCGTAA
- a CDS encoding transposase, whose translation MAGRHRVQHVLQICRPLRRVVREGKEAGLVEVGRFGDPAAATSRVRELSRGGRLKNDRIDAAAAATAAYLHGDGRDVEPEDHATALALLDERRVNLAQARVRTVNQLHALLRDLLPGGAPAQLSADPATSLLRTVRPAGDVEQVRKDIARDLIAEIRLLDKKLLDNSTQMQGLVEAADSTLMDTPGIGPVMAARLIARTGHATRFPTSAAFANYAGAAPVEIASADKSRHRLSRSGDRQLNSVLHTIAVVQIRMPNSPGHAYYQRKLAEGKSLKEEKRCLKRRLADHVWRIMIADERRAKSLLIQEA comes from the coding sequence GTGGCGGGCCGCCACCGCGTCCAGCACGTTCTGCAGATCTGCCGGCCGCTTCGGCGCGTCGTCAGGGAGGGGAAAGAGGCGGGCCTGGTTGAAGTGGGTCGGTTCGGCGATCCCGCGGCAGCGACCAGTCGGGTGCGTGAACTCTCGCGCGGCGGGCGGCTCAAGAACGACCGGATCGACGCTGCAGCAGCGGCCACCGCGGCCTACCTGCACGGCGACGGACGCGACGTCGAGCCCGAGGACCATGCGACGGCCCTGGCCCTGTTGGATGAGCGACGCGTGAATCTTGCTCAGGCCCGCGTCCGTACCGTCAACCAGCTGCACGCACTGCTGCGAGACCTGTTGCCTGGCGGCGCTCCGGCCCAGCTGTCCGCGGACCCGGCCACCTCCTTGCTGCGGACCGTCCGTCCCGCCGGAGACGTCGAACAGGTCCGCAAGGACATCGCCCGGGACCTGATCGCCGAGATCCGCCTGCTGGACAAGAAGCTCCTGGACAACTCCACGCAGATGCAGGGCCTCGTCGAGGCGGCGGACAGCACGTTGATGGACACACCTGGCATCGGGCCGGTCATGGCCGCTCGGCTGATCGCCCGCACCGGACACGCGACCCGTTTCCCCACCTCGGCGGCGTTCGCGAACTACGCAGGCGCGGCACCGGTGGAAATCGCCAGCGCGGACAAGTCCCGCCACCGGCTCTCCCGCTCCGGCGACCGGCAGCTCAATTCAGTGCTCCACACCATCGCAGTCGTGCAGATACGCATGCCCAATTCACCCGGACACGCCTATTACCAGCGGAAACTCGCTGAGGGGAAGAGCTTGAAAGAGGAGAAGCGGTGCCTGAAACGACGCCTGGCCGATCACGTGTGGCGCATCATGATCGCCGACGAACGCAGAGCCAAGTCCCTTCTCATCCAAGAGGCTTGA
- a CDS encoding condensation domain-containing protein: protein MQPGATSPDTEILNRSHHGFDLVHGPLWRAVLFTDPARGRRWLQLVAHHLIADAVSWEVLARDLSAAYSRGPGVLPVAPGITGDLVARPPQADEAAYWKELASAPTPRLCDGGSERVPYGKLDHHTVQLSSHATTLLLDAAQREGASVPGLLLAALNQALAPLSRGDGLYVFVEGHGHRPAGGDAPSELSLDPPPRIPLTSTDTRPVRL, encoded by the coding sequence GTGCAACCGGGCGCCACCAGCCCCGACACCGAGATACTCAACCGCTCCCACCATGGCTTCGACCTCGTTCACGGGCCGCTGTGGCGGGCCGTGCTGTTCACCGACCCCGCGCGCGGGCGCCGCTGGCTGCAGCTGGTAGCCCACCATCTGATCGCGGACGCGGTCTCCTGGGAGGTCCTGGCTCGAGACCTCAGCGCCGCCTACAGCCGCGGCCCCGGAGTGCTACCCGTCGCGCCGGGCATCACCGGCGACCTCGTGGCCCGCCCGCCCCAGGCGGACGAGGCCGCCTACTGGAAGGAACTGGCGAGCGCCCCCACGCCGCGCCTGTGTGACGGCGGCAGCGAGCGGGTCCCGTACGGCAAGCTCGACCACCACACCGTCCAACTGTCCAGCCACGCCACCACCTTGCTCCTCGACGCCGCCCAGCGCGAGGGCGCCTCCGTACCGGGACTGCTGCTGGCCGCCCTGAACCAGGCCCTGGCCCCGCTGTCACGCGGGGACGGCCTGTACGTGTTCGTCGAAGGCCACGGCCATCGGCCAGCCGGAGGTGACGCACCCAGCGAACTGAGCCTGGATCCCCCCCCTCGGATTCCGCTGACCAGTACTGACACGCGACCAGTCAGACTTTGA
- a CDS encoding helix-turn-helix domain-containing protein gives MNRPPFSADSALSARQQLGMSHQQVAQQMAVLRSPVSTEWIIAWESGAYRPTETELFVLADVLWCRATELMGIEEPRTLAEYRLARQISVQRLAQSIGMDSSEYVQAERQNQWPGNRHQTLGLLRVLNISFRQLTEATSPPSRRGS, from the coding sequence GTGAATCGACCGCCGTTCTCCGCAGACAGTGCCCTGTCAGCACGGCAGCAACTGGGCATGTCGCACCAGCAGGTGGCCCAGCAGATGGCCGTGCTCCGATCTCCCGTTTCTACCGAATGGATAATAGCCTGGGAGAGCGGTGCCTACCGTCCCACCGAAACGGAACTTTTCGTGCTGGCGGATGTGCTGTGGTGCCGGGCCACCGAACTGATGGGCATCGAGGAGCCTCGTACTCTGGCAGAGTATCGGCTCGCCCGACAGATCAGCGTGCAGAGGCTGGCCCAATCCATCGGAATGGATTCCTCTGAATACGTTCAAGCTGAGAGGCAGAACCAGTGGCCGGGGAACCGGCACCAAACGCTGGGCCTTCTGCGTGTGTTGAACATCTCCTTCCGCCAGTTGACGGAGGCCACGAGTCCTCCTTCGCGGCGCGGAAGCTGA
- a CDS encoding bifunctional DNA primase/polymerase: MERGIEWLSAAADDPETCRATWADNPRRLYLLPTGRLFDVVMISWRIGLETFDQLARRAAPIGPVMMDHESQRVGFFLDTCGGKQFAAALSRETDTPPPYEYLGENSLVVVPGPVPMSGDRYQWLRAPMLLLEAHPVCVAALAAVFVAAADLIARADSYGEQYSAPAIVRSRL, translated from the coding sequence ATGGAGAGGGGAATCGAGTGGCTGTCCGCTGCTGCCGACGACCCTGAGACGTGCCGCGCGACGTGGGCCGACAATCCGCGCCGACTCTACCTGCTGCCGACAGGGCGCCTCTTCGACGTGGTGATGATCAGTTGGCGTATCGGCCTGGAGACCTTCGATCAACTGGCGCGTCGAGCGGCGCCGATCGGTCCCGTCATGATGGATCACGAATCGCAACGAGTGGGCTTCTTCCTCGACACATGCGGGGGCAAACAATTCGCAGCAGCCCTTTCCCGGGAAACCGACACACCGCCGCCCTACGAGTACCTCGGCGAGAACTCCCTCGTTGTCGTGCCAGGTCCTGTTCCTATGTCCGGAGACCGGTACCAGTGGCTCCGGGCGCCCATGCTCCTGCTGGAGGCGCATCCGGTGTGCGTGGCAGCGCTCGCAGCGGTCTTCGTTGCCGCCGCCGACCTGATCGCTCGTGCTGATAGTTACGGCGAGCAGTACAGCGCTCCAGCGATAGTGCGGAGCAGGTTATGA
- a CDS encoding transposase → MGTSKYSPEFRADAVALYHASPGGTYASVAKDVGINHETLRI, encoded by the coding sequence TTGGGGACGTCGAAGTACTCGCCTGAGTTTCGGGCCGATGCCGTCGCGCTGTACCACGCCAGTCCGGGTGGGACGTACGCCTCGGTGGCCAAGGACGTGGGCATCAACCACGAGACACTGCGGATTTGA
- the tnpC gene encoding IS66 family transposase, producing MSSALESASREDLLTLIGLLQRQVAAAEARAEAAEARAAELAVANEWLTARVAELERRLGRNSGNSSMPPSSDVFGRPEKKPQPKSGRKRGRQPGTDGSGLAMTDKPDATEDHVPAACTGCGSTPDQGDSVGFERRQVRDIPLSTVKITEHRAHRCRCTCGTVTAQPMPGQIAGSPSSYGPNLRALAVYLLVFQHIPVERTAQLIKDVTGAEVSTGWVASLPGEAAGLVGDSLNLIRALLILGHVLHADETTTRIGSVRRWLHVACTDLLTLLHLAPRSRAGADTGGVLSHYRGVLVHDSLSLYSGYPHCTHQLCGAHLIRELTSAEEDFPHQKWHQQIRWALAGLNTQALRVRAGEIGEITPEALLLHLDAFHQGITVGLSEHPRAPGRKQSPARNLLERLRDQAHSILRFADDPLHVPFTNNYGERALRPVKTQLNARPAASDTAA from the coding sequence ATGTCGTCCGCTCTGGAGTCTGCGTCGCGCGAGGATCTCCTCACGTTGATCGGACTGCTCCAGCGGCAGGTGGCGGCCGCAGAGGCGCGGGCCGAAGCGGCAGAGGCGCGGGCGGCCGAACTCGCGGTGGCCAACGAGTGGTTGACCGCTCGGGTGGCGGAGCTGGAGCGGCGTCTTGGCCGGAACTCGGGCAACTCCTCGATGCCGCCCTCCTCGGACGTCTTCGGGCGGCCGGAGAAGAAGCCGCAGCCCAAGAGCGGACGCAAGCGAGGCCGTCAGCCCGGCACCGACGGGTCGGGTCTGGCCATGACCGACAAGCCCGATGCCACCGAAGACCATGTCCCGGCGGCCTGTACCGGCTGCGGAAGCACACCGGATCAGGGCGACAGCGTCGGCTTCGAGCGGCGCCAGGTCCGGGACATCCCCCTGTCCACGGTAAAGATCACCGAGCACCGGGCGCACCGCTGCCGGTGCACCTGCGGCACGGTCACCGCCCAGCCGATGCCCGGGCAGATCGCCGGGTCCCCGTCCTCCTACGGACCGAACCTGCGCGCGCTCGCCGTCTATCTGCTGGTGTTCCAGCACATTCCCGTCGAGCGGACCGCGCAGCTGATCAAGGATGTGACCGGGGCGGAGGTCTCCACCGGCTGGGTGGCCTCCCTGCCGGGCGAGGCCGCCGGCCTGGTCGGCGATTCCCTGAACTTGATCCGGGCCCTGCTCATCCTGGGCCACGTCCTGCACGCGGACGAGACCACCACCCGCATCGGCTCCGTGCGGCGCTGGCTGCACGTGGCCTGCACCGACCTCCTCACCCTGCTCCATCTCGCTCCGCGCTCGCGCGCGGGAGCCGACACGGGCGGCGTGCTGTCGCACTACCGGGGCGTCCTGGTCCACGACTCGCTTTCGCTGTATTCGGGCTACCCGCACTGCACCCATCAGCTGTGCGGCGCCCATCTGATCCGTGAACTGACCTCCGCCGAAGAGGACTTCCCCCACCAGAAGTGGCACCAGCAGATCCGGTGGGCCCTGGCCGGACTGAACACCCAGGCCCTGCGTGTACGCGCCGGTGAGATCGGCGAGATCACCCCCGAGGCCCTGCTGCTGCACCTGGATGCCTTCCACCAGGGCATCACCGTCGGACTCTCCGAGCACCCCAGAGCGCCGGGCCGCAAACAGTCCCCGGCCCGCAACCTGCTCGAACGCCTGCGGGACCAGGCCCACTCGATCCTGCGGTTCGCGGACGACCCCTTGCATGTGCCCTTCACCAACAACTACGGGGAGAGGGCGCTTCGGCCGGTCAAGACCCAGCTGAACGCGAGACCTGCAGCATCCGACACAGCCGCTTGA
- a CDS encoding IS5 family transposase — MSDAEWAVVRDAMPVPGWLEGRGGQPESYCHRQMVDAVRYLVAGGITWRAMPADFPAWDRVYAFFRRWRDKGLTAEFHDRLRDRVRQAAGRDPEPTAGVIDAQSVKAAASVPAVTRGFDGGKKVNARKRHIVVDTLGLLLAVMVTAASVTDRDAGRTLLARLRERHWRVTRVWADGGYTGRLVDLARDAWRIALTVVRRSDYTSGFTVLPKRWLVERTFAWLMHSRWLARDYETRTDTSEAVIKWAMSTVMSRRLARRAR; from the coding sequence ATGAGCGACGCGGAGTGGGCCGTCGTACGTGACGCGATGCCGGTTCCCGGCTGGCTCGAGGGCCGCGGCGGGCAACCGGAGAGCTATTGCCACCGGCAGATGGTCGACGCGGTGCGCTACCTGGTCGCGGGCGGCATCACCTGGCGGGCGATGCCCGCGGACTTCCCCGCGTGGGACCGCGTCTACGCCTTCTTCCGGCGCTGGCGGGACAAGGGGCTGACCGCAGAGTTCCACGACCGGCTGCGCGACCGGGTCCGCCAGGCCGCGGGCCGGGATCCGGAGCCGACGGCGGGCGTCATCGACGCGCAGTCGGTGAAGGCAGCCGCATCGGTACCGGCCGTGACCAGGGGATTCGACGGCGGGAAGAAGGTCAACGCCCGCAAGCGGCACATCGTGGTGGACACCCTCGGACTGCTGCTGGCCGTGATGGTGACCGCGGCCTCGGTCACCGACCGGGACGCGGGACGGACACTCCTGGCCCGGCTGCGTGAACGGCACTGGCGCGTCACGCGGGTGTGGGCCGACGGCGGCTACACCGGGCGCCTGGTCGACCTCGCCCGCGACGCCTGGCGGATCGCACTGACCGTGGTCAGACGCAGCGACTACACCAGCGGTTTCACCGTGCTGCCGAAGAGATGGCTGGTGGAGCGCACGTTCGCCTGGCTCATGCACTCACGCTGGCTGGCCCGCGACTACGAGACGCGCACCGACACCTCGGAGGCAGTGATCAAGTGGGCGATGAGCACAGTCATGAGCCGCCGCCTCGCCCGACGGGCACGTTGA
- a CDS encoding helix-turn-helix transcriptional regulator: MEEAEAVVVAVSSVDASALDLLRALPARAQARFVLVADGGWYVDPAAMAEHRVRAVLWRAETDGTALVQTVRAVAVGQVYLPPVIQGRLLDQLEYVQREVLSPKGLTASGLSCREIDVLRLVSEGMTLSEIAVELSYSQRTIKNIVSGVMIRLGLRNRVQAVSYAIRAGLI; this comes from the coding sequence GTGGAGGAGGCCGAGGCCGTGGTGGTCGCGGTCAGCTCGGTCGACGCCTCGGCGCTGGATCTGCTGCGGGCTCTGCCCGCACGGGCGCAGGCCCGTTTCGTGCTAGTTGCGGACGGCGGCTGGTACGTCGACCCGGCCGCTATGGCAGAGCATCGGGTGCGGGCGGTGCTGTGGCGAGCCGAGACGGATGGCACAGCGCTGGTACAGACGGTGCGCGCCGTGGCGGTCGGGCAGGTGTATCTGCCCCCAGTAATCCAGGGCCGACTGCTGGATCAGCTCGAATACGTCCAGCGCGAGGTCCTCAGCCCTAAGGGTCTGACCGCCTCCGGGCTCAGTTGCCGGGAGATCGACGTCCTGCGTCTGGTCTCGGAGGGAATGACCCTGTCCGAGATCGCCGTCGAGCTGAGCTACTCCCAGCGCACCATCAAGAACATCGTGTCCGGCGTCATGATCCGCCTCGGCTTGCGTAACCGGGTGCAGGCGGTGTCGTACGCCATCCGTGCCGGGCTCATATGA